A window from Candidatus Krumholzibacteriota bacterium encodes these proteins:
- a CDS encoding endonuclease III domain-containing protein, translated as MNRENGMGKPSRLIDIFNLLNDWYGPRNWWPVTPPGKTHPEYTGGPENPEQIFEVAVGAVLTQNTSWKNAARAVCNLNESGILNPEAILKMDEKRLGKIIRPSGYYNMKAKKLKVLAGYFIQNNNINRQSLLELYGIGPETADSIMLYALNKPYFVVDAYTRRLFGRLGIIERNGSYETIRGYFEKNLPDDSRLFNQFHALIVEHAKSCCRKVPLCSDCPLRTYCRYSGNRV; from the coding sequence ATGAACAGGGAAAACGGTATGGGGAAACCCTCAAGGCTGATTGATATTTTTAACCTTCTTAATGATTGGTACGGACCGAGAAACTGGTGGCCGGTTACTCCCCCCGGGAAGACACATCCCGAATACACGGGTGGCCCCGAGAACCCCGAGCAGATATTCGAAGTTGCCGTCGGGGCTGTTCTTACGCAGAACACATCGTGGAAGAACGCCGCCCGCGCTGTTTGTAACCTTAACGAATCGGGCATTCTAAACCCGGAAGCTATTTTAAAGATGGATGAGAAGCGGCTCGGAAAAATCATTCGTCCCTCAGGCTATTACAATATGAAGGCAAAGAAACTCAAGGTGCTTGCCGGATATTTTATTCAGAATAATAATATCAACCGTCAGTCTCTTCTCGAGCTTTACGGAATAGGACCGGAAACCGCTGATTCCATTATGCTTTACGCTTTAAATAAACCTTATTTTGTCGTTGACGCTTATACAAGAAGGTTATTTGGAAGGCTTGGTATTATAGAAAGAAACGGTTCCTATGAAACTATAAGGGGATATTTTGAAAAGAATCTTCCGGATGACAGCCGGCTGTTCAATCAATTTCACGCTCTTATAGTAGAACACGCAAAATCCTGTTGCAGAAAAGTCCCTCTCTGTTCGGATTGCCCATTGAGGACTTACTGCCGGTATTCCGGCAATAGAGTCTGA
- a CDS encoding STAS domain-containing protein, translating to MSDFQIKVGEKEKDRSCLIVTSGRLDSDSALEMEDELTELMRRKSIDLKIDMKDLSFISEEGMGLLLGIQSSLSSEGRSVVFMNVPGKIGAKMKMIGAGSYFECV from the coding sequence ATGAGCGATTTCCAAATCAAAGTGGGAGAGAAAGAAAAGGACCGCAGCTGCCTCATCGTGACGTCGGGCCGGCTCGATAGTGACAGCGCGTTGGAAATGGAAGATGAATTGACGGAGCTGATGAGAAGGAAATCAATAGATCTTAAAATCGATATGAAGGATCTTTCGTTTATTTCCGAAGAGGGTATGGGATTACTGTTGGGCATTCAGTCTTCACTCAGCAGCGAAGGCCGATCTGTTGTTTTTATGAACGTACCGGGTAAGATAGGCGCGAAAATGAAGATGATCGGAGCCGGCAGCTATTTTGAGTGTGTGTAA
- a CDS encoding HAMP domain-containing sensor histidine kinase: MSKETEDKDYRNADALNKFREELRKSDYMLKSVLELSEKLISTLDIKRLARIFAMSIAGNLGINRVSVFVASAGGGSLRSIYSLGTGSDFDLKSMNVSNVFIKWLREEKTPVHIDTIYTGKSSGLLVKGKWLEKIVKSGFGYLFPLQFDGNLKGLIFFSGKVDGKGFDKDDSELLKILMRIGSAAVKNALDFEALSKSSVKRNSFSEVKSELTSRRSFELNTPLTVLKSTLWSIESNAVSESLMLDMARDAAKHLESGINELANIAEIEFDGTGLQFRMTDISTIVEECLRKILPDIEEKGISVIFDEKVFREVRVDRARIKIAVEEIIGSAVKFMPSGGRLKIALSIYQTGPNEMEGIELRYYDSSDVDAMPSEKDISSKNETVGINGVLEKQLRDITAGEWLVLRVKNSGGGTEEEKVDKTVKLSPKRSNSSEKRVKRMGAGLFISQKIISEHDGKLYYRSTEDEGTEFSVWLPA, encoded by the coding sequence ATGAGTAAAGAAACGGAAGATAAAGATTATAGAAACGCGGATGCCCTTAACAAGTTCCGCGAGGAGCTCCGTAAATCTGATTATATGTTGAAAAGTGTTCTGGAATTGTCCGAAAAGCTTATTTCAACCCTTGATATAAAGAGGTTGGCGAGGATTTTTGCAATGTCTATAGCGGGGAACCTGGGGATTAACAGAGTTTCAGTTTTTGTTGCTTCTGCGGGCGGCGGGAGCCTCAGGTCGATATATTCATTGGGGACGGGGTCAGATTTCGATCTCAAGTCAATGAATGTAAGCAATGTTTTCATAAAATGGCTGAGAGAGGAGAAAACCCCCGTTCATATTGACACTATCTATACGGGCAAATCTTCCGGGTTACTTGTAAAAGGAAAGTGGCTTGAGAAGATCGTAAAAAGCGGATTTGGTTATCTTTTTCCCCTGCAGTTCGATGGTAACCTGAAAGGATTGATATTTTTCAGCGGAAAAGTCGACGGAAAGGGTTTCGACAAAGATGACAGTGAACTTTTGAAAATTCTTATGAGGATCGGTTCGGCGGCGGTTAAAAACGCACTTGATTTTGAGGCGCTGTCAAAATCCAGCGTTAAAAGGAATAGTTTCTCGGAAGTGAAGTCGGAATTGACAAGCCGCCGCTCGTTCGAACTGAACACACCTCTGACAGTATTGAAAAGTACATTGTGGTCGATTGAGTCGAATGCCGTCAGTGAATCTCTCATGCTGGATATGGCCCGAGACGCGGCAAAACATCTTGAAAGCGGCATAAATGAACTGGCCAACATCGCGGAAATTGAATTTGATGGAACGGGTCTCCAGTTTAGAATGACAGATATTTCTACTATTGTGGAAGAATGCCTGAGGAAGATACTGCCGGATATAGAAGAGAAAGGGATTTCGGTCATATTCGATGAAAAGGTGTTTCGTGAGGTAAGGGTAGATCGGGCGAGAATCAAAATCGCGGTGGAAGAGATAATCGGCAGCGCGGTTAAGTTTATGCCGAGCGGGGGACGTCTTAAAATCGCCTTATCTATCTATCAGACAGGTCCGAATGAAATGGAGGGTATAGAATTAAGATATTACGACAGCAGTGATGTAGACGCTATGCCGTCTGAAAAGGATATCAGCAGTAAAAATGAAACGGTCGGTATAAACGGTGTTCTGGAGAAGCAGTTGAGAGATATTACGGCCGGGGAATGGTTAGTTCTAAGGGTGAAGAACAGCGGAGGCGGAACTGAAGAAGAGAAAGTTGATAAGACAGTGAAGCTTTCCCCGAAGAGATCAAATTCCAGTGAGAAAAGAGTGAAGAGAATGGGCGCGGGGCTTTTTATTTCTCAAAAGATAATATCAGAGCATGACGGAAAACTCTATTACCGCAGCACCGAAGATGAGGGAACAGAATTTTCCGTCTGGCTGCCCGCTTAA
- a CDS encoding peptidylprolyl isomerase: MNSRGITALLSITFILFSCVFFAGNAAAGEKDNPRVLVKTNMGSFTIMLYPDKAPITVKNFLTYVESKFYDQTLIHRVEKDFVIQGGGYNIDNKKKYTRDPIKNEADNGLKNLKYTLSMARTSAVNSATSQFFINLKDNTASLDHRSDNPNEFGYAVFGKVIDGKDVIKKIRYVETKKKGVMHVPVEPVIIKSMRRIDSKEEEGKKEENK, translated from the coding sequence ATGAATTCAAGAGGGATTACAGCCTTACTGTCAATTACCTTTATCCTCTTTTCATGCGTGTTCTTTGCCGGCAACGCGGCCGCGGGCGAGAAAGACAACCCGAGAGTACTCGTGAAAACTAACATGGGATCATTTACTATCATGCTTTACCCCGACAAGGCTCCCATAACTGTCAAAAACTTTCTAACCTATGTGGAAAGTAAGTTCTACGACCAAACCCTGATACACAGAGTTGAAAAAGATTTTGTTATCCAGGGAGGCGGCTATAACATTGATAACAAGAAGAAATATACAAGAGACCCGATAAAAAACGAAGCTGACAACGGGCTTAAAAACCTCAAATATACTCTCTCTATGGCAAGAACGAGTGCCGTGAACAGCGCGACGAGTCAGTTTTTTATTAATCTCAAGGATAACACTGCCAGTCTCGACCACAGAAGCGACAATCCAAATGAATTCGGATACGCCGTTTTTGGAAAAGTTATAGACGGGAAAGACGTTATCAAAAAAATAAGATATGTAGAAACTAAGAAAAAGGGTGTAATGCACGTACCCGTTGAGCCGGTTATTATCAAATCAATGCGTAGAATAGATTCAAAAGAAGAAGAAGGCAAAAAAGAAGAAAATAAATAA
- a CDS encoding PhzF family phenazine biosynthesis protein translates to MSRKLSFEHVDVFSKKAFQGNQLAVFRTPGRLSPQRMLSIAREINFSETVFIFPSKLEEADAKIRIFTPSEELPFAGHPVLGAAYVIQRHKKGRKPAELVLELKSGIIKVDIIKKRNSKLFSMNQPIPKYGTAVQNRGQVARGLGLKRHEVLGGGVVSNGLSFLMIEVDGEEVVSRAKLNLEQASNVISRHRVCGVYLFARINEGKGNIRARFFAPGLSVWEDPATGSAAGAMGGYLARLLKFPDKLSFKVRQGIEMGRPSEIKVFVRCDRGMVESVSVTGAVAHVGKGTLQVP, encoded by the coding sequence ATGAGCAGAAAGCTGTCGTTTGAACATGTTGACGTTTTTTCAAAGAAAGCCTTTCAGGGAAATCAACTGGCTGTTTTTCGAACTCCAGGCAGACTTTCTCCGCAAAGGATGCTGTCGATCGCGAGGGAGATAAATTTCTCTGAAACTGTTTTTATCTTTCCCTCGAAACTGGAAGAAGCTGACGCGAAGATACGTATATTTACCCCCTCTGAAGAACTGCCGTTTGCCGGTCATCCGGTTCTCGGCGCCGCTTATGTAATTCAAAGGCACAAGAAGGGAAGAAAGCCGGCAGAGCTTGTGCTGGAACTGAAGTCAGGGATAATAAAGGTCGATATTATTAAGAAGAGAAATTCTAAACTCTTTTCTATGAATCAACCGATTCCGAAATACGGAACAGCTGTTCAGAACAGAGGACAGGTTGCCAGAGGTCTCGGATTGAAGAGGCATGAGGTCTTAGGGGGCGGGGTTGTTTCAAACGGCCTTTCTTTCCTGATGATAGAGGTGGATGGGGAGGAAGTTGTAAGCAGAGCGAAACTGAATCTTGAGCAGGCTTCCAATGTGATATCCAGGCACAGGGTATGCGGAGTTTACCTGTTCGCGAGAATTAATGAGGGGAAAGGAAATATTCGCGCCCGTTTTTTCGCTCCGGGCTTATCAGTGTGGGAAGACCCCGCGACCGGTTCTGCTGCCGGCGCCATGGGCGGATATCTGGCCAGACTCCTTAAGTTTCCCGATAAATTGTCCTTCAAGGTGCGGCAGGGTATTGAAATGGGCCGTCCCAGTGAGATCAAGGTTTTTGTCCGTTGTGACAGGGGAATGGTTGAAAGTGTAAGTGTTACGGGGGCTGTTGCACATGTTGGAAAAGGGACTCTTCAGGTCCCGTAG
- a CDS encoding S9 family peptidase, giving the protein MKQGIIFTACLVICLLLVQSPELSGKEKRAITFDDLISFGRIGDFEISPDGETVVFTVAWFDKEDNSSRKDIYSVPVGGGTPRKIVGSESDDYAPCWSPDGKKIAFISDREETPQIWILSIEEGEVRRVTDIPTGASAPLWSPDGVTLAFTSDVYPGCPDMDCNREKLEEFKKGKVKARVIDRLMYRHWNSWRDGRWSHLFLTDTEGSAITEINKGETDVPPISLGGERDYSFSPDGKELCFTMNPDSVIATSTNNNLYIMNLPGGNPESITEENLSNDNNPRYSPNGEFIAYRAQFTPGFEADRYRLMLYNRKTGETRNLTEDFDYSIENFTWSPNSKNIYFNTEKHGRICIGRVSAGGGDAEFILTDKFNMNLRITPDGKEIIFSRQDISHPTELYKATTEGDEVTQLTDINGELLSNLKMNPAEEFWFEGAESKEIHGLLVKPPFFDKNKKYPLVILIHGGPQGAFGDEFHYRWNVQMFASPGYVVTMFNFTGSTGYGQEFTNAISGDWGGRPYVDIMKGTDYVLNNYTCIDTNRVGAAGASYGGFMINWIEGHTDRFECLVSHDGVYNQTSMYGATEELWFPEWEFKGTPWTNPEMYRKFSPSTYAENFNTPCLVIHGEKDFRVPYTQGLEFFTALQRRGVESKLLFYPDEDHFVQKPLNAELWWNTIHKWFAEYLDM; this is encoded by the coding sequence ATGAAACAGGGTATTATATTCACCGCTTGCCTGGTTATCTGTCTCTTGCTTGTTCAATCCCCTGAGCTGAGCGGAAAGGAAAAAAGAGCTATAACTTTCGACGACCTCATTTCATTCGGAAGGATCGGAGATTTTGAGATCTCGCCCGACGGAGAAACGGTTGTCTTCACCGTAGCCTGGTTCGACAAGGAAGATAATTCGTCCCGGAAAGATATCTACAGTGTTCCCGTAGGGGGGGGTACTCCGAGAAAAATCGTCGGGAGCGAAAGCGACGACTACGCGCCGTGCTGGTCGCCTGACGGAAAGAAAATAGCTTTCATCTCCGACAGGGAAGAAACACCTCAAATATGGATTCTATCTATAGAGGAAGGAGAAGTTCGCCGCGTAACGGATATCCCAACGGGGGCATCCGCGCCGCTGTGGTCGCCCGACGGCGTCACACTTGCTTTTACGTCAGATGTATACCCGGGATGTCCGGATATGGACTGCAACAGAGAAAAACTCGAGGAATTCAAGAAGGGGAAGGTAAAGGCGAGGGTTATAGACAGACTGATGTACCGCCACTGGAATAGTTGGAGAGACGGAAGGTGGAGCCACCTCTTTCTGACCGACACTGAAGGTTCAGCGATTACCGAAATAAATAAAGGAGAAACCGACGTGCCTCCCATCTCGCTGGGCGGCGAAAGAGATTATTCATTTTCTCCCGATGGAAAAGAACTGTGTTTCACTATGAACCCGGATTCCGTTATCGCCACCTCAACTAATAATAATCTCTACATAATGAACCTGCCGGGCGGCAATCCCGAATCGATTACAGAGGAAAACCTCTCTAACGACAATAACCCCCGCTATTCTCCAAATGGAGAATTTATAGCTTACCGCGCCCAGTTTACTCCGGGATTCGAAGCCGACAGATACAGACTTATGCTCTATAACAGAAAAACCGGGGAAACCCGCAATCTGACGGAAGATTTCGACTACAGTATAGAAAATTTCACATGGAGCCCGAATAGCAAAAATATATATTTCAACACCGAAAAACACGGCCGGATCTGTATCGGCAGGGTTTCTGCCGGCGGCGGCGACGCGGAATTTATTCTCACGGATAAATTCAATATGAACCTGCGGATAACTCCGGACGGCAAAGAGATTATCTTTTCAAGACAGGATATTTCACACCCTACCGAATTATATAAAGCGACAACAGAAGGTGATGAAGTAACACAGCTTACTGATATAAACGGAGAATTACTAAGCAATCTGAAGATGAATCCGGCTGAAGAATTCTGGTTTGAAGGGGCCGAATCAAAAGAGATACACGGTCTTCTCGTAAAACCGCCCTTCTTTGACAAAAACAAGAAATATCCGTTGGTAATTCTCATCCACGGTGGCCCTCAGGGAGCTTTCGGTGATGAATTCCACTACAGATGGAATGTTCAGATGTTCGCCTCGCCGGGATACGTTGTAACCATGTTTAATTTCACTGGAAGCACCGGCTACGGGCAGGAATTCACGAACGCTATAAGCGGAGACTGGGGCGGCCGTCCATACGTCGATATAATGAAAGGTACGGATTACGTGCTGAATAATTACACCTGTATAGATACAAACAGAGTGGGCGCCGCGGGAGCTTCCTACGGCGGATTTATGATAAACTGGATAGAGGGTCATACCGACAGATTTGAATGCCTGGTCTCTCATGACGGAGTTTACAACCAGACAAGTATGTACGGGGCTACCGAAGAACTGTGGTTCCCCGAATGGGAGTTTAAAGGAACTCCATGGACAAATCCCGAAATGTACAGAAAATTTTCACCGAGTACATACGCGGAGAATTTCAATACTCCCTGTCTCGTTATTCACGGTGAAAAAGATTTCAGGGTACCCTACACCCAGGGGCTTGAATTTTTTACCGCGCTTCAGCGCCGTGGGGTGGAATCGAAACTGCTCTTCTACCCCGACGAAGATCACTTCGTTCAGAAACCTCTGAACGCCGAGCTTTGGTGGAATACGATACACAAATGGTTCGCTGAATACCTGGATATGTAA
- a CDS encoding acetate--CoA ligase family protein: MINGEILDILKKSRKNGWVLEPDAKKIFRISGFDVPQHTLASSADEAAGFANKTGYPVVAKVVSPKIVHKSDVGGVEVNIDNDKRLKTVFNRFSKMDGFAGLFVEKMVSGTELIIGAKIDEQFGPVVLMGIGGVGVELYGDTAIRMAPVGKTDVKSMIDDLKAKKLIEGFRGSRPVNIDKLSATLVKFSELVMELKEKIESIDLNPVICGGAECVIADARIILKKK; encoded by the coding sequence ATGATAAACGGAGAAATTCTGGATATTTTAAAAAAATCCAGAAAGAACGGCTGGGTACTTGAACCGGACGCCAAGAAAATATTCAGAATATCCGGGTTTGACGTACCCCAGCACACACTCGCCTCGAGCGCTGACGAGGCGGCCGGGTTCGCGAATAAAACGGGATACCCCGTGGTAGCAAAGGTAGTATCCCCGAAAATAGTCCATAAATCAGACGTGGGAGGTGTGGAGGTCAATATCGATAATGATAAAAGATTGAAAACTGTCTTTAACCGCTTCAGCAAAATGGACGGGTTTGCGGGTCTCTTTGTGGAGAAGATGGTCTCGGGCACCGAATTGATCATAGGGGCTAAGATAGACGAGCAGTTCGGACCTGTAGTGCTGATGGGGATAGGAGGCGTTGGAGTGGAATTATACGGCGATACCGCCATAAGAATGGCTCCGGTTGGAAAAACGGATGTTAAATCGATGATAGATGACCTCAAAGCAAAAAAATTAATAGAAGGTTTCAGGGGAAGCCGGCCCGTAAATATAGATAAATTATCCGCAACACTAGTTAAATTCTCCGAATTGGTTATGGAACTCAAAGAGAAAATTGAGTCTATAGATCTAAACCCCGTTATATGCGGGGGGGCGGAATGTGTGATAGCGGACGCGAGAATCATACTAAAAAAGAAGTAA
- a CDS encoding CoA-binding protein has product MDFLKLFEPKTIAVVGVSLTNDRHPANVIYNKNYFRYPVKVYAVNPKGGIYYKEKVYKSIKDIPEKIDLAIIAIRAEYVPAVLSDCIERWVGSAAVISGGFAETGRGDLKKKLLKAVEEADFPIIGPNCLGIYSPGSVDSFFLPSERMVKPESGNVALVSQSGGILVDQMVKFAGQGVGLSRAVSIGNKAVVNELDLLTFFARDDMTDVIAFYIEGFGPGEGREFVQTASRFPKPVIVMKGGQSAAGSRAVSSHTASMAGDYNVFSSVMKQFGMVEARNEYEMISFCESLSCHPEPISGKVGIVTASGGHGAVAVDRCEISGLKVPPLAKKTQDNIRKKLSSSIQPIASLGNPLDLTGSARDDDFVTAASELGRLKEIDCILVLLLPYLPEVTTDVGARLSQLYQEVSKPIVAYVPHVERYRMFIEGFQLNNVPVARSIDGAILMVEAMKRYDP; this is encoded by the coding sequence TTGGATTTCCTGAAACTATTTGAACCCAAGACAATAGCGGTGGTCGGTGTTTCCCTCACAAACGACCGCCACCCGGCGAATGTGATCTACAATAAAAACTACTTTCGCTATCCCGTGAAGGTCTACGCCGTAAACCCCAAAGGCGGCATATATTACAAGGAAAAAGTTTATAAGAGCATAAAGGATATCCCCGAGAAAATTGATCTGGCGATTATAGCAATCCGGGCGGAGTACGTACCGGCTGTTTTGAGCGACTGCATTGAGCGCTGGGTCGGCAGCGCGGCTGTTATCTCAGGCGGTTTTGCTGAAACCGGCCGCGGGGATTTGAAAAAGAAACTCCTTAAAGCGGTCGAAGAAGCGGACTTTCCAATAATTGGCCCCAACTGTCTTGGAATATATTCACCGGGTTCTGTTGACTCCTTCTTTCTTCCCAGCGAAAGAATGGTAAAACCCGAATCGGGCAATGTCGCGCTGGTCAGTCAGAGCGGGGGTATTCTCGTCGATCAGATGGTTAAATTCGCGGGGCAGGGAGTCGGACTTTCACGAGCCGTAAGTATCGGAAACAAAGCTGTTGTGAATGAACTGGACCTGCTTACCTTCTTTGCCAGAGATGACATGACCGATGTTATTGCTTTCTATATAGAAGGGTTCGGCCCGGGTGAAGGCCGGGAGTTTGTGCAGACAGCCAGCAGGTTTCCAAAACCTGTAATAGTAATGAAGGGCGGACAGAGCGCGGCGGGAAGCAGAGCAGTCTCGAGCCACACAGCTTCAATGGCGGGGGATTACAATGTATTCTCCTCGGTTATGAAGCAGTTCGGTATGGTAGAAGCAAGAAATGAATATGAAATGATCTCTTTCTGTGAGTCACTTAGCTGCCACCCGGAACCGATATCCGGAAAAGTGGGTATTGTCACCGCCAGCGGAGGTCACGGCGCTGTAGCCGTGGACAGATGTGAAATATCAGGACTGAAGGTACCTCCCTTAGCAAAAAAAACGCAGGATAATATAAGGAAGAAACTTTCTTCCAGCATTCAGCCAATCGCTTCACTGGGGAATCCTCTGGACCTGACGGGAAGCGCCCGTGACGATGATTTTGTGACCGCGGCTTCAGAATTAGGCAGGCTGAAAGAGATCGACTGCATTCTAGTGCTCCTCCTTCCGTATCTTCCGGAAGTTACAACCGATGTGGGAGCGCGGCTCAGCCAGCTTTATCAGGAAGTGAGCAAACCAATCGTCGCCTACGTTCCCCACGTAGAAAGATACCGTATGTTCATTGAAGGATTTCAACTTAATAATGTCCCCGTAGCCCGCTCAATTGACGGAGCAATTCTAATGGTAGAAGCTATGAAGAGGTATGACCCATGA
- a CDS encoding amidase: protein MFARRIACYAVIAVIAAVLLYTLYRGREGQAEIERSDVERAGKLIGLEFTVSEMDSMLEDLTANLHSYRKLRETRISNAVPPALMFNPVPAGAEFEEKESGLKFSPAEDVEVPENLEKLSFCSVRQLAGLIREGKITSTELTEMYIARLKEYGPKLKCVITLTEELALKQAKRADREIAEGNYRGLLHGIPYGVKDLLSVKGYKTTWGATPYRDQEIDENAAVINKLNKAGAVLVAKLTLGALAWGDVWYGGKTRNPWNTEEGSSGSSAGPASATAAGLVAFSIGTETWGSIVSPSTRCGVVGLRPTFGRVSRSGAMALSWSMDKIGPICRYVEDCAVVFDAIRGPDGNDATVVDLPFNYNDDIDLEDVRIGYLKRLFESDYRQKETDAAALRKMRELGAELIPVELPDFPVESMSFILNAEAAAAFDRLTRSGEDDMMVRQVRNAWPNVFRASRLIPAVEYIRANRLRYKLIQEMENIDVDIYLAPSFGGNNLLLTNLTGHPCVVVPNGFDSGGDPVSISFIGKLFEEGKLLAAAKKYQDAAGFKDEHPPLFR, encoded by the coding sequence ATGTTTGCCAGACGAATTGCGTGTTACGCGGTAATAGCGGTGATTGCTGCTGTTCTTCTCTACACTTTATACCGCGGGAGGGAAGGTCAGGCGGAAATTGAAAGATCCGATGTAGAAAGGGCGGGGAAATTAATAGGACTTGAATTTACAGTTTCGGAGATGGATTCTATGCTGGAGGATTTAACCGCCAATCTCCATTCCTATCGTAAGCTCAGAGAGACGCGGATATCAAACGCGGTCCCGCCCGCGCTGATGTTTAACCCTGTTCCGGCCGGAGCGGAGTTTGAAGAGAAGGAAAGCGGCTTGAAATTCAGCCCCGCCGAGGATGTAGAGGTCCCGGAGAATCTCGAAAAACTCTCCTTCTGCTCTGTGCGTCAGCTGGCCGGATTGATACGCGAGGGCAAGATAACTTCAACAGAGCTTACCGAGATGTATATAGCGAGATTAAAGGAATACGGCCCGAAGCTCAAATGTGTTATCACACTGACAGAAGAGCTGGCTTTAAAGCAGGCCAAGCGGGCTGACAGGGAGATAGCGGAAGGCAATTACCGGGGGCTTCTTCACGGTATTCCCTACGGAGTCAAGGATCTTCTTTCTGTGAAGGGTTATAAAACTACCTGGGGAGCTACGCCCTACAGGGATCAGGAGATAGATGAGAATGCGGCGGTTATAAATAAGCTGAATAAAGCGGGCGCTGTTCTGGTCGCGAAACTTACCCTGGGTGCCCTTGCCTGGGGAGATGTATGGTACGGCGGAAAGACGCGTAATCCCTGGAATACGGAGGAAGGTTCGAGCGGATCTTCCGCGGGGCCGGCTTCGGCTACGGCCGCCGGACTTGTCGCGTTTTCAATAGGAACGGAGACGTGGGGGTCTATAGTATCCCCCTCGACGCGATGCGGTGTGGTAGGGCTGCGCCCCACCTTCGGAAGGGTGAGCCGCTCCGGGGCGATGGCGCTGAGTTGGTCGATGGATAAGATAGGCCCGATATGCAGATACGTCGAAGACTGCGCCGTCGTTTTCGACGCCATTCGCGGTCCGGACGGGAATGACGCTACGGTGGTCGATCTTCCCTTCAATTACAATGATGATATAGATCTTGAGGATGTGAGAATAGGATATCTTAAAAGGCTTTTCGAAAGTGATTACCGGCAGAAGGAAACAGATGCCGCCGCCTTGAGAAAGATGCGAGAACTCGGCGCCGAATTGATACCGGTAGAACTGCCCGATTTCCCGGTAGAGAGCATGTCTTTTATTTTAAACGCCGAAGCCGCCGCCGCTTTTGACCGGCTTACCCGCTCCGGAGAGGACGATATGATGGTAAGACAGGTCAGAAACGCGTGGCCCAATGTATTCAGAGCATCGCGGCTGATCCCCGCGGTTGAATATATCCGGGCGAACCGTTTGCGGTATAAGCTCATTCAGGAGATGGAAAATATAGATGTGGATATATATCTCGCGCCTTCTTTCGGCGGGAATAACCTTCTTCTCACTAATCTGACCGGGCATCCGTGCGTGGTGGTTCCGAACGGTTTTGACAGCGGGGGAGATCCGGTCAGCATAAGTTTTATAGGCAAACTCTTCGAAGAGGGTAAACTCCTGGCCGCGGCAAAGAAGTATCAGGACGCGGCGGGGTTCAAGGATGAACATCCTCCTCTCTTTCGCTGA
- a CDS encoding DUF5674 family protein produces the protein MRILRKPVKIDELKRIAADTFGDMVKAVVDVRLGLIVINAELHSDQEALLIENGSSQKDLWGINFYPYLEGDDFVEFDSMINMRPSGGNMSRGVDDPSVRKAVLAIVERWVKR, from the coding sequence GTGAGAATACTTAGAAAACCTGTAAAAATAGATGAATTAAAGAGAATCGCCGCGGACACATTCGGCGATATGGTTAAGGCTGTCGTCGATGTACGTCTGGGGCTTATCGTGATTAACGCCGAATTACATTCTGATCAGGAAGCATTGCTGATAGAAAACGGTTCCAGCCAGAAAGATCTGTGGGGTATAAATTTCTACCCTTACCTGGAAGGCGATGATTTTGTCGAATTCGATTCCATGATTAATATGCGTCCTTCCGGGGGGAACATGAGCCGCGGGGTGGATGATCCTTCGGTACGAAAAGCGGTTCTCGCAATAGTAGAAAGATGGGTGAAGAGATGA
- the umuD gene encoding translesion error-prone DNA polymerase V autoproteolytic subunit, which produces MKIKRIKTTPKIDFYTADTSSEMLLPYVDSGIAAGFPSPAEDYIDLALDLNKELVSNPSSTFYGRVKGSSMKDAGIHNGDILVIDKSLEPVNGRVAVCFIDGEFTLKRIKFAGERLFLVPDNEDYDPVEVTPENDFIVWGIVTYIIKKM; this is translated from the coding sequence ATAAAGATAAAGAGAATAAAGACAACACCGAAAATAGATTTTTACACGGCTGATACATCTTCAGAGATGCTGCTTCCTTATGTCGACAGCGGTATAGCCGCGGGATTTCCGTCTCCCGCTGAAGATTATATCGATCTGGCTCTCGATCTCAACAAAGAACTCGTAAGTAATCCAAGCTCCACATTTTACGGCCGGGTAAAAGGCTCCTCGATGAAAGACGCCGGCATTCATAACGGCGATATTCTTGTTATCGATAAATCCCTTGAGCCTGTAAACGGAAGAGTGGCTGTCTGCTTTATAGACGGTGAATTTACCCTGAAGAGGATAAAATTCGCCGGGGAAAGACTTTTTCTCGTTCCCGACAATGAAGATTATGACCCGGTTGAGGTGACACCGGAAAACGATTTTATTGTCTGGGGTATAGTTACCTATATTATCAAGAAGATGTAG